In Jaculus jaculus isolate mJacJac1 chromosome 4, mJacJac1.mat.Y.cur, whole genome shotgun sequence, a single genomic region encodes these proteins:
- the LOC101601149 gene encoding 10 kDa heat shock protein, mitochondrial-like produces the protein MPSGFTAGSPVAATVGLVTGQTFKKLLLLFDRVLVEKNAAETVTKCSIMCPERSQGKVLQATVVAVGSGSKGKGGEVQAGRVNIGDKVLLPEDGGTTVVLDHKGYFLFTACDILGKYVD, from the coding sequence ATGCCCAGTGGCTTTACTGCGGGGTCTCCTGTAGCTGCCACAGTGGGACTGGTGACAGGGCAAACATTCAAAAAGCTTCTTCTGCTCTTTGACAGAGTGTTGGTGGAAAAGAACGCAGCTGAGACTGTAACCAAATGCAGCATTATGTGTCCAGAAAGATCTCAAGGAAAAGTATTGCAAGCAACAGTAGTAGCTGTGGGATCAGGCTCTAAAGGAAAGGGTGGAGAGGTTCAAGCAGGTCGTGTGAACATTGGAGATAAAGTTCTTCTCCCAGAAGATGGGGGCACCACTGTAGTTCTAGACCACAAGGGTTACTTCTTATTTACAGCTTGTGACATTCTTGGAAAGTATGTAGACTGA